From a region of the Bradyrhizobium sp. KBS0727 genome:
- a CDS encoding SAM-dependent methyltransferase, with protein sequence MLDIVFQSIGYVRGGRREATKDGWGGNRCRVELDGSRFAADALFGLEELSHLEVLFYFHLHNDEPTEFGARHPRDRLDWPKVGIFAQRGRMRPNRLGLSTCKIIKVEGISVEIEGLDAVDGTPVLDLKPVWTGNEPRDEIREPVWAQQIMSKYW encoded by the coding sequence ATGCTCGATATAGTTTTCCAGTCGATTGGCTATGTTCGCGGCGGCCGCCGGGAGGCCACCAAGGACGGCTGGGGCGGCAACCGCTGCCGCGTTGAATTGGACGGATCCCGTTTTGCGGCTGACGCCTTGTTCGGACTGGAAGAGCTTTCTCACCTCGAAGTATTGTTCTATTTCCACCTGCATAATGACGAGCCAACCGAGTTCGGCGCGCGCCATCCCCGAGATCGATTGGATTGGCCCAAGGTCGGTATCTTCGCGCAGCGAGGGCGGATGAGGCCCAATCGACTTGGCCTTTCTACGTGCAAGATTATCAAGGTTGAAGGAATATCTGTTGAAATCGAGGGGTTGGATGCGGTCGACGGCACGCCGGTTCTGGATCTGAAGCCCGTTTGGACAGGCAATGAACCCAGGGACGAAATTCGCGAACCGGTTTGGGCTCAACAGATCATGTCGAAATATTGGTAG
- a CDS encoding AraC family transcriptional regulator, which yields MSRTVELKSSADGQSLFVPISEAYSYSDGAVMRGLSRDELFKQSLLDPHIQTHISLGQIVLLLMNTIDETDDHFSGLGRHTYPPSQLILMLRIMMACSTLERAIGSLAHFCKMGQPISIWLRTDGMEARLCVSCDDAFGGQNAPVIEDICLNAIFGGLCYFLGRRFPASAIVTRNRRQALGVRHWSMSAAVHLGAVAAIHFPVSLLTETRQADPTDDICWAILQHRLALDSGINPHLPIHSVSIKQLNASALCAELGISPATFRRRNSVAGGQFRRFREETLVEASLSLLADDARSVSSIAADLGYADVRSYRRFIKGATGSTPDQLRANSAAAKMRALEPEVVARIKEIATRLSS from the coding sequence ATGAGTCGGACCGTGGAGTTAAAATCTTCAGCTGATGGTCAGTCGCTTTTTGTTCCGATCTCTGAGGCATATTCGTACTCGGATGGTGCGGTAATGCGCGGCCTGTCGCGAGATGAGCTATTTAAACAGAGCCTTCTGGATCCGCACATTCAGACCCACATTTCGCTCGGTCAGATCGTTCTGCTGTTGATGAACACGATCGATGAAACTGACGACCACTTTAGTGGTCTTGGGCGACACACGTACCCACCCTCGCAGCTAATCCTCATGCTTAGGATTATGATGGCGTGTAGCACACTCGAACGCGCGATCGGCAGCCTCGCTCATTTTTGTAAAATGGGCCAGCCTATTTCGATTTGGCTGCGCACGGATGGAATGGAAGCTCGGCTCTGCGTCAGTTGCGATGACGCATTTGGGGGCCAGAACGCACCGGTTATTGAGGACATATGTCTCAACGCTATTTTCGGGGGGCTATGCTATTTCCTCGGTCGACGGTTTCCAGCGTCTGCCATCGTAACACGCAACCGAAGGCAAGCCCTAGGCGTCCGCCATTGGTCGATGTCGGCCGCTGTCCACCTAGGCGCCGTGGCGGCGATCCACTTTCCCGTATCGCTATTGACCGAAACCCGACAGGCCGATCCGACCGACGATATCTGCTGGGCCATCCTTCAACACCGATTGGCCCTCGACAGTGGAATAAACCCACATCTGCCCATTCACTCTGTCTCAATCAAGCAACTCAATGCCAGTGCCCTCTGTGCTGAACTTGGGATTAGCCCAGCCACCTTTCGCCGAAGGAATAGTGTTGCCGGGGGGCAATTTCGTCGCTTTCGCGAGGAAACACTCGTTGAAGCGAGCCTGAGCTTGCTGGCCGACGACGCCAGAAGCGTAAGCTCGATCGCGGCCGACCTCGGCTACGCGGATGTACGCAGCTACCGACGCTTCATCAAGGGGGCGACCGGATCAACGCCCGATCAGCTTCGTGCAAATAGCGCTGCCGCGAAGATGCGGGCGCTCGAACCTGAAGTCGTCGCCCGGATCAAAGAGATCGCTACCCGCCTCAGCAGCTGA
- a CDS encoding MBL fold metallo-hydrolase: MINRRYVKMPSASGLAWRHFPAGPNGFFRAPVLLTGASEALLIDGGFSLPDGRALATAVKTTGKTLTTVYVSQSDPDYYFSLGPIKAAFPDVKVVAAPATVDAIKASVQNKLEIWGPQLKENGPQKLSDVVIPSINSAPTLNLEGIPIEVVETKSLPNRRYLYVPSLDAVFGGVLIFSGVHVWTADTATPQLRAAWVKELEAIAARKPKVVVPGHLTADAPTDASAITYTRDYLLAFEEELSKAKDSAAVIAAMKKRYPTAGMDVALDVGSKVAKGEMKWG, from the coding sequence ATGATCAATCGCCGCTATGTTAAGATGCCATCCGCATCTGGACTCGCTTGGAGACATTTTCCTGCAGGCCCGAATGGCTTCTTCCGAGCCCCGGTGTTGTTGACTGGCGCCTCGGAGGCGTTGCTTATCGATGGGGGTTTCAGCCTACCCGACGGCAGAGCTCTCGCGACTGCGGTCAAGACGACGGGAAAGACGCTCACTACTGTCTATGTGAGCCAGAGCGACCCTGACTACTATTTCAGCCTCGGGCCGATCAAAGCTGCGTTTCCCGATGTCAAAGTTGTCGCCGCCCCAGCAACAGTCGATGCGATAAAAGCATCTGTCCAAAATAAGCTCGAAATCTGGGGGCCGCAGCTGAAGGAAAATGGCCCGCAGAAGCTTTCCGACGTCGTAATCCCCAGTATCAATTCCGCGCCAACATTAAATCTCGAAGGCATCCCGATCGAGGTTGTGGAGACGAAAAGCCTGCCCAATCGGCGCTACCTCTATGTGCCGTCACTCGACGCTGTGTTCGGCGGAGTGCTGATATTCTCCGGCGTGCATGTCTGGACAGCCGACACGGCGACCCCTCAACTGCGCGCAGCGTGGGTAAAAGAACTGGAAGCGATCGCGGCGCGGAAGCCGAAAGTCGTGGTGCCGGGCCATCTCACCGCGGATGCCCCTACCGACGCCTCCGCCATTACTTATACGCGGGACTATCTGTTGGCCTTCGAGGAAGAATTGTCGAAGGCGAAGGATAGCGCCGCGGTCATCGCTGCAATGAAGAAGCGTTATCCGACCGCGGGTATGGATGTCGCCCTCGACGTCGGTTCGAAAGTGGCGAAAGGCGAAATGAAATGGGGATGA
- a CDS encoding GMC family oxidoreductase → MTTLDHADSFEYIVVGGGWAGCIVAARLSEDPRARVLMLEAGGENLREYSYYASGVLGMWAGETNWHFSSTPQSELGARAINHPRGRVIGGSAAINMGSWSRGIPADYDSWEPIGAAGWKWQTALDVFRRAEASSRPDDGTRGRNGPLRLEDVPPGSPMTELFREACIAAGVGVTADHNGSQFEGFDRWEAIFSEGRRHNSAEAYLGTAVRSRENLKIVTGAFVTRTIIENGRAVGVEYELGGELRRVLASREVVLCAGAFQSPQLLMLSGIGPADHLRDHGISVRADLPGVGANLIDHMNFSIGGAAASGGIAPVRPDAKDPEQLEAWRRTGHGLLSVIQNPSIAFVRSRPDLEHPDIELLFHISPPADLADDPATGGFYIMVANVNPMSRGQVRLASTDPHAAPLIDFRYLSHPEDLLAMIGGTREAMRIAATKPLSPYIVRRNYDPQASDAEIGASIRSSSQTMFHPVGTARMGGANDRMAVLDAQLRVRGIEGLRVMDASSMPGIVRGHTLAPVLYIAERGCELIRQGTD, encoded by the coding sequence ATGACGACACTCGATCACGCAGACAGCTTCGAATACATCGTAGTTGGGGGTGGATGGGCTGGATGCATTGTTGCTGCACGCTTGAGCGAGGACCCGCGCGCCCGCGTTCTAATGCTTGAGGCTGGCGGAGAGAATTTACGCGAATATTCTTATTACGCCAGCGGCGTGCTCGGCATGTGGGCCGGAGAAACGAACTGGCATTTTTCATCCACGCCTCAAAGCGAACTCGGTGCGCGCGCGATCAATCATCCTCGCGGCCGAGTGATCGGAGGCTCGGCCGCGATTAATATGGGGTCGTGGTCTCGCGGCATTCCAGCCGATTATGACAGCTGGGAGCCAATTGGCGCCGCTGGGTGGAAGTGGCAAACGGCGCTGGATGTTTTCAGGAGGGCTGAGGCCAGCTCTCGACCAGACGATGGTACTCGGGGCAGGAACGGCCCACTTCGTCTCGAAGATGTGCCTCCTGGAAGTCCAATGACAGAACTGTTTCGTGAGGCATGCATCGCTGCAGGCGTCGGCGTAACCGCCGATCACAATGGGAGCCAGTTTGAGGGCTTTGACCGTTGGGAAGCGATCTTCTCGGAGGGGCGAAGGCACAATTCCGCGGAAGCTTATCTGGGAACTGCTGTTCGTTCCCGCGAAAATCTCAAAATCGTCACGGGCGCATTTGTTACCAGAACTATAATCGAGAATGGTCGCGCAGTGGGCGTCGAATATGAGTTGGGGGGCGAACTGCGCCGTGTCCTGGCTTCGCGCGAGGTTGTGTTATGCGCGGGCGCATTTCAATCACCCCAGCTGCTGATGTTGTCCGGTATTGGACCAGCCGATCATTTGCGGGACCACGGAATCAGCGTTCGCGCCGACCTGCCTGGAGTCGGAGCCAATTTGATCGACCATATGAATTTCTCGATCGGCGGCGCCGCCGCCTCAGGTGGGATTGCCCCTGTCAGACCCGATGCCAAGGACCCCGAACAGCTCGAGGCGTGGCGGCGCACTGGTCATGGCCTGTTGTCGGTGATCCAGAACCCATCGATCGCTTTTGTCCGATCCAGGCCAGATTTGGAGCATCCAGACATCGAGCTTTTGTTTCATATCAGTCCGCCGGCAGACCTGGCGGACGACCCGGCAACGGGCGGCTTCTATATCATGGTGGCAAATGTGAATCCGATGAGTCGGGGGCAGGTTCGCTTGGCGTCGACCGATCCCCATGCCGCTCCCTTGATCGATTTTCGATATCTAAGCCATCCCGAAGACCTTCTCGCTATGATTGGCGGCACGCGTGAGGCTATGCGGATTGCTGCGACCAAGCCGCTTTCGCCCTATATCGTTCGCCGCAACTACGACCCACAAGCGTCCGATGCGGAGATCGGCGCTTCTATCCGGTCTAGTTCGCAAACAATGTTCCATCCGGTTGGGACCGCCCGCATGGGTGGGGCAAATGATCGGATGGCAGTACTTGACGCGCAACTTCGCGTCCGTGGAATCGAAGGTCTACGGGTGATGGACGCGTCATCCATGCCCGGCATTGTTCGGGGACACACCTTGGCGCCCGTCCTTTACATCGCAGAGCGGGGTTGCGAGCTGATACGGCAAGGTACGGATTGA
- a CDS encoding amidohydrolase family protein, which yields MNKIAIEEHFLLRELDDYFRTLVQGVSSESFDNVLPKFWDFDAGRLADMDKQGIERSILSCFNYGSVQLDPDPVRAVKMARRMNDILAERIKKHPDRFSGFAALPLQDADASIAEFRRCVTELGFCGAMINGQTHGHYLDEQKYRPLWEAAHELEVPIYLHPWSSPLDQLKAYDGYPDILGPTWNWTVETATHALRVICSGVFDAYPKAAMILGHMGELLPFSMERFDQGWQFYAAHKAKHPITFYMRNNVFITTSGNVSPVSLTGALMSLGADRILFATDYPFDLGPAFLQNLESGILSKADLEKVYRENAKRIFKLGDAS from the coding sequence ATGAATAAAATCGCCATCGAAGAGCATTTTCTGCTGCGGGAGCTTGACGACTATTTCCGTACGCTGGTGCAAGGCGTGTCCAGCGAGTCCTTCGACAATGTTCTGCCGAAGTTCTGGGATTTCGACGCCGGCCGTCTCGCAGACATGGACAAGCAAGGCATTGAGCGGTCGATCTTATCCTGCTTCAATTACGGTAGCGTTCAGCTCGATCCGGACCCCGTACGCGCGGTCAAGATGGCGCGCCGAATGAACGATATTCTTGCTGAACGCATTAAGAAGCATCCGGACCGCTTTTCGGGATTTGCCGCGCTTCCACTTCAGGACGCGGATGCATCAATTGCTGAATTCAGGCGGTGCGTGACCGAGCTCGGGTTCTGTGGAGCCATGATAAACGGTCAGACGCATGGCCATTATCTGGATGAGCAGAAGTATCGGCCACTCTGGGAAGCGGCCCATGAGTTGGAGGTTCCAATATACCTTCACCCCTGGTCATCGCCGTTGGATCAGCTCAAAGCCTATGACGGCTATCCGGACATTCTAGGCCCGACCTGGAATTGGACGGTTGAAACGGCGACGCATGCGCTTCGCGTCATCTGCAGCGGCGTGTTCGACGCCTACCCGAAGGCGGCGATGATTCTCGGCCATATGGGCGAACTACTGCCATTTTCGATGGAGCGCTTCGACCAGGGTTGGCAGTTTTATGCCGCGCACAAAGCCAAGCATCCGATCACGTTTTACATGCGGAACAACGTGTTCATCACCACGAGCGGAAACGTCTCGCCAGTGTCGTTGACGGGCGCCTTGATGTCGCTCGGCGCGGATCGCATCCTGTTTGCGACGGACTATCCGTTCGACCTTGGTCCAGCGTTTTTGCAGAATCTCGAAAGCGGAATCCTGAGCAAAGCGGATCTCGAGAAGGTGTATCGCGAGAACGCGAAGCGAATCTTCAAGCTTGGCGACGCCTCTTAA
- a CDS encoding thiamine pyrophosphate-dependent enzyme, whose amino-acid sequence MAKRVADVIVETLQAAGVKRCWGVPGDTLNFVTDAIRRSEIEWVHVRHEEVAGFAAGAEAMLTGDLTACAGSCGPGSLHFINGLFESHRNRAPVVLIASQITSDERGFDFPQEVDFAPIYKSCSVFCDEVRTPAQARRKTAMAAQAALSKRGVAVLIVPVDVSRALAPEEPAFAVHVSQPVIQPTDDDLERIAEVLNAGSRVAIYGGSGCQEAHDQIVALADRLKAPVAYTSRAKDFIEYDNSFNVGMTGVFGTAAGYHALMTCDTLLLLGCDFAWRQFYPAHARIVQVDIDPTHLGRRHPVEIGVVGSVKATLEALAPRLTHHEDRSFLDDCLKRHENALRALDKRATVGRGGAIHPQYLARLIDQYADDDAILTADGGSPMIWLLRHVRATGRRRTLCSLTHGTMANAMPQALGAKKAAPDRQVISLSGDGGLSMLMGDLITAVQEKIPIKIAVLNNSSLGFVELEMKVEGLLDSYTNLENPDFARVAQAVGFEARRVEEARDLEAAIREWLAAPGPALLDVVTDRMELVIPAKIEAAQLFGTALYSAKAVLDGRAGDVWELVTDNFT is encoded by the coding sequence ATGGCCAAAAGAGTTGCTGACGTCATCGTGGAAACGCTGCAAGCAGCCGGCGTGAAGCGATGCTGGGGTGTACCCGGCGACACCCTCAACTTCGTCACCGACGCCATCCGCCGTAGCGAGATAGAGTGGGTCCATGTCCGGCACGAGGAAGTCGCGGGATTTGCCGCCGGCGCCGAGGCCATGCTGACCGGAGATCTCACGGCATGCGCCGGATCCTGCGGACCCGGCAGCCTGCACTTCATCAACGGGTTGTTCGAATCCCACCGCAATCGCGCGCCGGTGGTTCTGATCGCCAGTCAGATCACATCCGACGAGCGCGGCTTCGATTTTCCACAGGAAGTGGATTTTGCGCCGATTTATAAATCGTGCAGCGTGTTCTGCGACGAAGTCCGCACGCCGGCGCAAGCCAGGCGCAAGACGGCGATGGCAGCTCAGGCAGCGCTTTCGAAACGCGGTGTCGCCGTGCTGATCGTGCCGGTCGATGTCTCCAGGGCTCTTGCCCCCGAAGAGCCCGCCTTTGCAGTGCACGTGTCCCAGCCGGTGATACAGCCGACTGATGACGATCTCGAACGCATCGCGGAAGTGCTGAACGCGGGCAGTCGGGTCGCGATCTACGGCGGATCCGGATGTCAGGAAGCCCATGACCAGATCGTGGCCTTGGCTGATCGGCTGAAGGCTCCGGTCGCCTATACGTCTCGTGCCAAGGATTTCATTGAATACGACAACTCGTTCAATGTTGGCATGACCGGGGTCTTCGGCACCGCGGCTGGATATCATGCACTGATGACGTGCGACACCTTGCTGCTGCTCGGTTGCGATTTTGCCTGGCGCCAATTCTACCCTGCGCATGCCCGAATTGTCCAAGTAGATATCGATCCGACGCATCTGGGCCGCCGTCACCCCGTGGAGATAGGCGTGGTGGGTAGCGTAAAGGCGACGCTGGAAGCGCTTGCCCCGCGCCTGACGCACCATGAAGACAGAAGTTTCCTCGACGATTGCCTGAAGCGCCACGAGAACGCCCTTCGCGCGCTCGATAAGCGCGCGACTGTCGGTCGCGGCGGCGCGATCCACCCGCAATACCTGGCTCGCCTTATCGATCAATATGCTGATGATGACGCGATACTCACCGCGGATGGCGGCTCGCCCATGATCTGGCTGTTGCGGCATGTCCGTGCGACCGGGCGGCGGCGGACCCTCTGCAGTCTCACTCATGGCACAATGGCCAACGCCATGCCGCAGGCGCTTGGCGCCAAGAAGGCCGCTCCCGATCGGCAAGTCATATCCTTGAGCGGCGATGGCGGCCTTTCCATGCTGATGGGTGACTTGATCACTGCGGTGCAGGAGAAGATCCCGATCAAGATTGCGGTGCTTAACAACAGCTCGCTTGGTTTCGTCGAACTTGAGATGAAGGTCGAGGGCCTGCTGGATAGCTACACCAATCTCGAGAATCCCGATTTTGCCCGCGTGGCGCAGGCCGTCGGCTTCGAAGCGCGGCGGGTGGAGGAGGCGCGGGACCTGGAAGCGGCGATCCGCGAGTGGCTTGCTGCTCCCGGGCCGGCGCTGCTGGATGTCGTCACCGATCGCATGGAACTTGTGATCCCGGCGAAGATCGAAGCGGCTCAGCTGTTCGGCACCGCTCTCTATTCCGCCAAGGCTGTGCTCGACGGTCGCGCGGGTGACGTATGGGAGCTGGTGACCGATAATTTTACTTGA
- a CDS encoding alpha-hydroxy acid oxidase has protein sequence MSIVNIEDLRRRSKSKVPKIFFDYLDGGADSEITLRRNIADYDHWALRERVLCGVSSVDLQTSFFGASHDLPFMLGPVGFAGMLSRRGEIAAARAADKAGIAQCLSTFSICSLEDVAAAKKGPLYFQLYVFRKRELTEDMVARAKAAGIKTLVITVDTAVAPPRERDERNGFRARSFPSLSMLFGMMVHPIWCLGAISHGVPRIGNIDRYPEMGWWVMDQSAELGKQIDPTLTWKDMHWFRKIWDGRMIIKGIMSADDAQQALDCGADGLIVSNHGGRQLDPSVSSISALPEIVKSVGDRTEIVFDGGVRRGADVIKAIALGANGVSLGRAYAYGLGAAGEAGVTRAIELLKAEIVASLTLMGIGSIRQLRDVGPDALRRSAPLNARAVNS, from the coding sequence ATGAGCATCGTCAACATTGAGGACTTACGGCGGCGGTCAAAGTCCAAAGTTCCGAAGATCTTCTTCGACTACCTGGATGGAGGCGCCGACAGCGAGATAACGCTTCGGAGAAACATCGCTGACTACGATCACTGGGCATTGCGTGAGCGTGTCCTCTGTGGCGTATCCAGCGTTGATCTCCAAACCTCTTTCTTCGGTGCCAGCCACGACTTGCCGTTCATGCTGGGCCCCGTAGGCTTCGCGGGCATGCTCTCACGGCGAGGCGAGATCGCGGCGGCGCGAGCGGCCGACAAGGCGGGCATCGCCCAGTGTCTTTCGACCTTTTCGATTTGCTCGCTTGAGGATGTCGCAGCGGCCAAGAAAGGTCCGCTCTATTTCCAGCTCTATGTCTTTCGAAAGCGAGAGCTAACCGAGGATATGGTGGCGCGCGCCAAGGCAGCCGGGATCAAGACGCTGGTCATCACCGTCGACACGGCGGTCGCTCCGCCCCGTGAGCGTGACGAACGCAATGGGTTCAGGGCACGCAGCTTTCCTAGCCTCTCGATGCTCTTCGGAATGATGGTGCATCCGATCTGGTGCCTTGGCGCAATCTCACATGGCGTGCCGAGGATCGGAAATATCGACCGCTATCCGGAGATGGGTTGGTGGGTGATGGACCAGTCCGCCGAACTCGGGAAACAGATTGATCCGACGTTGACCTGGAAGGACATGCATTGGTTTCGCAAAATCTGGGACGGCCGCATGATCATCAAGGGCATCATGTCGGCTGACGACGCGCAGCAAGCGCTTGATTGCGGCGCTGATGGCCTGATCGTATCGAACCACGGCGGTCGTCAGCTCGATCCCAGCGTCTCCAGCATAAGCGCCTTGCCGGAGATTGTGAAAAGTGTCGGAGACCGCACCGAGATCGTTTTCGATGGTGGTGTGCGCCGAGGCGCGGATGTGATCAAGGCAATCGCCCTCGGTGCGAATGGCGTCTCGCTTGGGCGCGCTTATGCCTATGGGCTGGGTGCGGCCGGCGAGGCTGGCGTCACGCGAGCGATCGAATTGCTGAAAGCCGAGATTGTTGCTTCGCTTACCCTGATGGGAATTGGCAGCATTCGCCAATTGCGTGACGTCGGACCTGATGCCTTGCGCCGGAGTGCGCCTCTAAATGCCCGAGCAGTGAATTCATGA
- a CDS encoding MFS transporter has protein sequence MSTASSLSSDNVAWFKTLTPTQWKALLASNLGWLFDGFETYALILTAGVALRQLLDSSLHSQIPSYIGTTIALTLLGWGIGGMLGGILADYIGRKRMMIIAILAYSLAAGVSAFSFDWISFAITRFIVGIAIGSEWTTGSSMIAELWPAKLRGIGASLMQCGYGLGFFLASFLWMFVSSTGADNWRYMYLIGVLPALLTLWIRHGIPESEIWKETNKRRKLATKRKRDGELSEAEEKLTRFTLTNLFTDQNVRGRTLIVFLMSLSTTVGFWGISTWVPPFIGALAAKEGLTAALWVSYAGMAYTFGSVLGYISFGFLADRYGRKPTTILFYALALAMTPVLFLSTEDLRLLLLLACANAFFSCGQYSWMPAWLPELYPTRMRATALAFASNGPRFIAFLGPLLAGAMIIQFGGFGQAAMLLSTIYIIGIVATFFLPETRGEPLPA, from the coding sequence ATGAGTACAGCCAGCTCTTTGAGCAGCGATAATGTTGCGTGGTTCAAGACACTCACGCCAACTCAGTGGAAAGCGCTTCTCGCCTCGAACCTCGGATGGCTTTTTGACGGATTCGAAACCTACGCGCTGATTCTTACTGCAGGCGTTGCGCTGCGTCAGCTACTGGATTCCTCTCTTCATTCCCAAATCCCCTCCTATATAGGAACTACCATTGCGCTCACCCTGCTGGGATGGGGAATCGGCGGTATGCTCGGAGGCATCCTCGCAGATTATATTGGGCGCAAGCGCATGATGATCATTGCTATCCTGGCCTATTCATTGGCCGCTGGCGTAAGCGCGTTTTCCTTTGACTGGATATCCTTTGCAATTACACGATTCATCGTTGGCATTGCCATTGGTTCCGAGTGGACGACCGGAAGCTCGATGATTGCCGAATTGTGGCCGGCGAAGCTTCGCGGAATCGGCGCGAGCCTTATGCAGTGCGGTTATGGCCTGGGGTTTTTCTTGGCCTCGTTCCTGTGGATGTTCGTCAGTTCGACAGGTGCGGACAACTGGCGCTACATGTACTTGATCGGTGTTCTCCCAGCGCTTTTAACACTCTGGATACGCCATGGAATTCCGGAGTCTGAAATCTGGAAAGAGACGAATAAACGTCGGAAGCTTGCAACCAAGAGAAAGCGGGATGGCGAGCTTAGCGAAGCGGAAGAGAAGCTGACACGGTTCACCCTGACGAACTTGTTTACCGATCAAAATGTCCGGGGCCGAACTCTCATTGTGTTCCTGATGTCCTTGTCAACAACAGTCGGGTTTTGGGGAATATCGACTTGGGTTCCCCCATTTATCGGGGCGCTCGCGGCAAAAGAAGGTCTGACTGCGGCGTTATGGGTAAGTTACGCGGGTATGGCCTACACCTTTGGCTCCGTGTTGGGCTACATAAGCTTCGGGTTTCTCGCGGATAGGTATGGAAGAAAGCCAACGACGATCCTGTTTTATGCTCTGGCATTGGCCATGACGCCAGTTTTGTTTCTTTCGACTGAGGACTTGAGGCTGTTGTTGCTGCTGGCGTGTGCCAACGCCTTCTTCAGCTGTGGTCAATATTCGTGGATGCCGGCCTGGCTACCTGAATTGTATCCCACCCGCATGCGGGCGACTGCGTTAGCCTTTGCGTCCAATGGACCGCGATTTATCGCGTTCCTCGGCCCCCTGCTCGCCGGCGCGATGATCATCCAGTTCGGTGGCTTTGGCCAAGCGGCCATGTTGCTCTCAACGATCTACATCATAGGTATCGTTGCAACATTCTTTCTTCCGGAAACTCGCGGCGAGCCATTACCCGCATAG
- a CDS encoding HIT family protein: protein MTEYDNQNIFAKVLRGEVPCFKVYENEHTFAFLDIMPRSPGHTLVIPKAPARGLLDISEDDFAQVARTAKKIAVAAIRAFNADGIVVQQFSEPASGQVVFHLHMHVMPRTMGVELLPAQTRKEDLKVLEDHSEKLIAALRG from the coding sequence ATGACCGAGTATGATAATCAAAACATTTTTGCGAAAGTTCTTCGCGGTGAGGTTCCCTGCTTCAAGGTCTATGAAAACGAACATACGTTCGCTTTCCTGGATATTATGCCGCGCTCGCCTGGGCACACGTTGGTGATCCCGAAGGCCCCTGCGCGGGGTCTCCTGGACATCTCAGAGGACGATTTCGCACAGGTCGCGCGAACCGCCAAGAAGATCGCCGTCGCGGCAATCCGCGCTTTCAACGCTGATGGGATCGTCGTGCAGCAGTTCAGCGAACCGGCCAGTGGCCAGGTGGTCTTTCACCTGCACATGCACGTCATGCCGCGGACGATGGGTGTGGAACTACTACCTGCGCAAACGCGCAAGGAAGACCTTAAGGTGTTGGAAGATCACTCGGAGAAACTGATCGCCGCATTGCGAGGTTAA
- a CDS encoding zinc-binding alcohol dehydrogenase family protein: MKIAAAAINPSDVKALLGLIPQAKWPRTPGRDFSAVVVGGPKELIGLEVWGSSGQLGISCDGTHGTHLIIKSSSLCAKPSTISMLEAGAIGVPFVTAWKGFELAGLPNSGQSVVVLGANGKVGQAAVQISAMLGARTIGVIRTERGPHGYHSAPVEILASSNSDIVGRILELTNDLGADIVFNTVGSPYFEVAHRALAHGGRQILIATIENIVPFNLLEFYRRQHTYVGVDSLSLSTDDSVTIMRTLVPGFESGVLKPFPISGDAVFSLSEAKRAYARAMGPTKDRVVIVPTR; this comes from the coding sequence TTGAAGATCGCTGCGGCGGCTATCAATCCGAGCGATGTCAAAGCTCTTTTGGGACTTATACCTCAAGCTAAATGGCCCCGGACGCCGGGGCGTGATTTTTCCGCAGTCGTTGTTGGAGGTCCGAAGGAACTGATTGGACTCGAAGTCTGGGGATCGAGCGGGCAATTGGGAATCAGCTGCGACGGTACTCACGGAACGCACTTGATCATAAAGTCTTCAAGTCTCTGCGCGAAGCCAAGCACCATTTCAATGCTGGAAGCTGGCGCGATCGGCGTACCGTTCGTGACTGCCTGGAAGGGGTTTGAGCTTGCTGGTCTACCGAATAGCGGTCAAAGCGTGGTGGTGCTTGGTGCGAACGGCAAGGTAGGCCAAGCCGCAGTTCAAATTTCGGCGATGCTCGGTGCGCGAACAATTGGCGTCATACGAACCGAACGTGGACCCCACGGTTACCATAGTGCGCCCGTCGAAATCCTTGCGTCTTCAAACTCAGATATTGTTGGACGAATTTTGGAACTGACGAATGACCTCGGAGCCGATATTGTGTTCAATACGGTTGGCAGTCCCTATTTTGAAGTCGCGCATCGCGCGCTTGCACACGGAGGACGCCAGATATTGATAGCGACCATTGAGAACATTGTCCCATTTAACCTGTTGGAGTTTTATCGTCGGCAACATACCTATGTCGGAGTTGATTCATTGTCTTTGAGTACCGATGACAGCGTCACAATTATGCGCACACTTGTCCCGGGATTCGAAAGTGGAGTTCTAAAGCCCTTCCCCATATCTGGTGATGCGGTATTTAGCCTTTCAGAGGCAAAGCGGGCTTACGCCAGGGCAATGGGACCCACAAAAGATCGAGTCGTTATTGTTCCAACCAGGTGA